The following are from one region of the Stanieria cyanosphaera PCC 7437 genome:
- a CDS encoding response regulator → MMTKSSQSVRLLIVEDYPDNRELLMIMLQAIGYQPDWVSNGQEAIALLEEQQYDVILMDCQMPEMDGYEATRVIRQREKSQRHTIIIGLTAHVMKGDRQKCLDAGMDDYLSKPIDLDKLIKILDNWLQTLAE, encoded by the coding sequence ATGATGACCAAATCTTCTCAATCTGTTCGCTTGCTTATAGTAGAAGACTATCCAGATAATCGTGAATTATTAATGATTATGCTGCAAGCTATTGGTTATCAACCAGATTGGGTGAGTAATGGGCAAGAAGCGATCGCTCTTTTAGAAGAACAACAATACGATGTTATTTTAATGGATTGCCAAATGCCAGAAATGGACGGTTATGAAGCTACCCGAGTAATTCGACAACGAGAAAAATCTCAACGCCATACCATCATTATCGGCTTAACTGCTCATGTGATGAAGGGCGATCGCCAAAAATGTTTAGATGCAGGAATGGATGATTATTTAAGTAAACCAATTGACTTAGACAAATTAATCAAAATCTTAGACAATTGGTTACAAACCTTGGCAGAATAA
- a CDS encoding helix-turn-helix domain-containing protein — MSEFLYQKNHELLQHLMTQANIADVEELSRLSGVSIWQLNRLQYGLITKMQLETLLKIATTLKLPLNKLIETFVEQSNLTDVLAQPEPDLVNLQQEYQKLQQQLSRQQELLYQEFQQESIQTLESWLLQWPTAAVAVHKNPQLSAEKLLPLVKPVEHLLQQWGIEAIASVGEELPYDPIWHELMKGSAQPGEMVKVRYVGYKQRDKLLYRARVSPLE; from the coding sequence ATGAGTGAATTTTTATATCAAAAAAATCATGAGTTACTTCAACATTTAATGACTCAGGCAAATATTGCTGATGTAGAAGAACTAAGTCGTCTTTCTGGTGTTTCTATTTGGCAGTTAAATAGACTTCAATATGGTTTAATCACCAAAATGCAGCTAGAAACACTTTTAAAAATTGCTACAACCTTAAAACTACCGCTCAATAAACTGATTGAAACTTTTGTTGAGCAATCCAATTTAACTGATGTTTTAGCTCAACCGGAACCAGATTTAGTCAACTTACAACAAGAATATCAAAAATTACAACAACAACTCTCGAGACAGCAAGAACTTCTCTATCAAGAATTTCAACAGGAAAGCATCCAAACTTTAGAATCTTGGTTATTACAATGGCCGACAGCAGCAGTAGCAGTACACAAAAATCCTCAACTATCAGCAGAAAAATTATTACCATTAGTTAAGCCAGTCGAGCATTTATTACAACAATGGGGGATTGAAGCGATCGCATCTGTCGGAGAAGAATTGCCTTATGATCCAATTTGGCATGAATTAATGAAAGGTTCGGCGCAACCAGGAGAAATGGTTAAAGTTCGTTACGTTGGTTATAAACAAAGAGATAAATTATTATATCGAGCTAGAGTTAGTCCTTTGGAATAA
- a CDS encoding ParB N-terminal domain-containing protein, which yields MVQIKNIPLKQIYRPLPRQTDSHKVEQLMESIASIGLKEPIDVLEVEGKYYGFSGCHRFEAHQRLGKETIKCRVRQAPRSVLQRHLA from the coding sequence ATGGTTCAGATCAAAAATATCCCGTTGAAGCAAATCTATCGACCTTTACCACGGCAAACTGATTCCCATAAAGTGGAACAATTAATGGAATCGATCGCCTCGATTGGTTTAAAAGAACCAATTGATGTTTTAGAAGTAGAAGGAAAATATTACGGTTTTTCTGGTTGTCATCGTTTTGAAGCTCATCAACGCCTAGGCAAAGAAACGATTAAATGTCGAGTACGTCAAGCTCCTCGTTCGGTTTTACAAAGACATTTAGCTTAA
- a CDS encoding photosystem II reaction center protein J, producing MFAEGRIPLWIVATVAGLGVITVVGIFFYGAYAGVGSAM from the coding sequence ATGTTTGCAGAAGGAAGAATTCCTTTGTGGATTGTCGCCACAGTGGCAGGTTTAGGTGTAATTACCGTAGTTGGCATCTTTTTCTATGGTGCTTATGCTGGTGTAGGTTCTGCAATGTAA
- the ppk1 gene encoding polyphosphate kinase 1 yields the protein MTTTKDTTKAIDLNDPKYYFNRELSWVEFNRRVLHEAIDSRTPLLERLKFMAIFSSNLDEFFMVRVAALKQQVEAGVRKLTPDGRTPSQQLQDLSDRLKPLVQQQHQHFEKVLKQELGKQGIYFLDYLDLNQEQRTYLNRLFEENIFPVLTPLAVDPSHPFPYISNLSLNLAVVVKDPETKEELFARIKVPKVLPRFVALPEELRQRQKGKPSHWTGVPLEQIITHNLEYLFPGMNIQECYAFRVTRNADIAVEEDEADDLLLAIEQELHKRRIGGSAVRVELQASTPENVRSTIIEELDLSEQDVYDVDGLLGLGDLMSLMSLPLPELKDTPWHSVLPPRLHRLQELDYLNNNEDGEDFFSLIRESDLLVHHPYHSFSGTVQRFITQAAHDPNVLAIKMTLYRTSGDSPIVKALIAAAENGKQVAVLVELKARFDEENNILWAKKLENAGVHVVYGLVGLKTHTKVVLVVRQEQNKIRRYVHIGTGNYNPKTARIYTDLGLLSCRDDLGADLTDLFNFLTGYSRQKSYRKLLVAPVNLRDRMIAMIHREIEHCQKGGTGRIVAKMNALVDPPVIKALYQASQAGVQIDLIIRGICCLRPGVEKLSENIRIISIIGRFLEHSRIFYFHNGGQEEVYIGSADWMTRNLSRRVEAVTPIEEPEIVQDLQEILGIMLADSRQAWELQPDGSYIQRQPAEGSQAQSTHEILMEMAQQSIRTI from the coding sequence ATGACTACTACTAAAGATACGACCAAAGCAATCGATCTTAATGACCCTAAATACTATTTCAATCGCGAACTAAGTTGGGTAGAATTCAATCGTCGAGTCTTGCATGAAGCTATAGATTCTAGAACGCCTTTATTAGAAAGACTCAAGTTTATGGCGATTTTTAGCTCTAACCTGGATGAGTTTTTTATGGTCAGAGTAGCAGCTTTAAAACAGCAAGTAGAAGCAGGAGTAAGGAAACTAACACCAGATGGTCGCACACCAAGTCAACAATTGCAAGATTTGAGCGATCGCTTGAAACCTTTAGTTCAGCAACAGCATCAACATTTTGAAAAGGTTTTGAAACAAGAGTTGGGAAAACAAGGTATTTATTTCCTTGATTATCTCGATCTCAACCAAGAACAAAGAACTTATCTCAATCGCTTATTTGAAGAAAATATTTTTCCTGTACTCACTCCATTAGCGGTTGATCCTTCTCATCCCTTTCCGTATATTTCTAACCTTAGTCTTAATTTAGCAGTAGTAGTTAAAGACCCAGAAACGAAAGAAGAATTATTTGCCAGAATTAAAGTTCCTAAAGTATTACCTCGATTTGTGGCTTTACCAGAAGAGTTGCGACAGCGCCAAAAAGGCAAGCCTTCTCATTGGACTGGTGTTCCTTTGGAACAGATTATTACTCACAATCTAGAATATCTTTTTCCTGGGATGAACATTCAGGAATGTTATGCCTTTCGAGTGACTCGCAATGCAGATATTGCCGTAGAAGAAGATGAAGCTGATGATTTATTGCTGGCAATTGAACAAGAATTACATAAACGTCGCATTGGTGGTTCGGCGGTAAGAGTAGAATTGCAAGCTTCAACTCCAGAAAATGTTCGTTCAACTATTATCGAAGAATTAGATTTAAGTGAACAGGATGTCTATGATGTCGATGGTTTATTGGGACTTGGAGATTTGATGTCCTTGATGTCTTTACCCTTACCAGAATTGAAAGATACGCCTTGGCATTCGGTTTTACCGCCACGATTACACCGATTACAAGAATTAGATTATCTAAATAATAATGAAGATGGGGAAGATTTTTTTAGTTTGATTCGAGAAAGTGATTTATTAGTACATCATCCTTATCATTCCTTTAGCGGTACAGTACAACGTTTTATCACCCAAGCAGCCCACGATCCCAATGTCTTGGCAATTAAAATGACTCTGTATCGTACTTCGGGAGATTCCCCAATTGTTAAAGCTTTGATTGCTGCTGCGGAAAATGGTAAACAAGTAGCTGTATTGGTGGAATTAAAAGCCCGTTTTGATGAAGAAAATAATATCCTCTGGGCCAAGAAATTAGAAAATGCTGGTGTTCATGTAGTTTATGGTTTAGTCGGCTTAAAAACCCATACCAAAGTAGTGTTGGTTGTCCGCCAAGAACAAAACAAAATACGTCGTTATGTCCATATTGGAACGGGTAACTATAATCCTAAAACAGCCAGAATTTATACAGATTTGGGTTTATTAAGCTGTAGAGATGATTTAGGAGCAGATTTAACTGATTTGTTTAATTTTCTTACTGGTTACTCTCGCCAAAAATCCTACCGCAAATTATTAGTTGCACCAGTTAATTTACGCGATCGCATGATTGCTATGATCCACCGCGAAATAGAACATTGTCAAAAAGGTGGTACAGGTAGAATTGTTGCCAAAATGAATGCTTTAGTAGACCCACCTGTGATTAAAGCTCTCTACCAAGCTTCTCAAGCAGGAGTTCAAATAGATCTAATTATTAGAGGTATTTGTTGTCTGCGTCCTGGAGTTGAAAAACTTAGCGAAAATATTCGGATTATTAGTATTATTGGTCGTTTTTTAGAGCATTCTCGGATTTTCTACTTTCACAATGGTGGACAAGAAGAAGTTTATATTGGTAGTGCGGATTGGATGACTCGAAATCTTAGTCGCAGGGTTGAAGCTGTAACACCGATTGAAGAGCCTGAAATTGTTCAAGATTTACAAGAAATTCTGGGAATTATGTTGGCTGATTCTCGTCAAGCTTGGGAATTACAGCCTGATGGCAGTTATATTCAAAGACAACCTGCTGAAGGTAGTCAAGCTCAAAGTACTCATGAGATTTTGATGGAGATGGCACAGCAATCTATTAGAACAATTTAA
- a CDS encoding chlorophyll a/b-binding protein, producing MENQETNNYYADQAQRKYGEFATKFQFGSNPSAEIWNGRLAMIGFLLALIIELSTGQSFIHWLGFM from the coding sequence ATGGAAAATCAAGAGACAAACAACTATTATGCTGACCAAGCACAACGCAAATATGGTGAATTTGCTACTAAGTTTCAATTTGGTTCTAATCCTAGTGCCGAAATTTGGAATGGTAGATTAGCCATGATTGGTTTTTTACTAGCATTAATTATTGAGTTGAGTACAGGACAAAGTTTTATTCACTGGCTTGGCTTTATGTAA
- a CDS encoding photosystem II reaction center protein L: MERNTNPNRQPVELNRTSLYLGLLLIAVLGLLFSSYFFN, from the coding sequence ATGGAAAGAAATACTAATCCCAATCGACAACCAGTTGAACTTAATCGCACTTCTCTTTATTTAGGATTATTGCTGATTGCTGTTCTTGGTCTTTTATTCTCCAGTTATTTCTTTAATTAA
- a CDS encoding calcium-binding protein, with translation MAIGEPNNKIADANDSGINPKGEKSFDESSVIDNSRDVDLIKFELKKGQVAIIDVDVDPQASPELDSQLRIINAAGKEILSSDNNAAIDETLGKDSYLEFTAPANGEYYVGVSGKIEGYDPVTGNIQTSYSNSGNYDLSINVFNGIKGTNNSDNLKGANQDDYITGSKGNDTLVGGNGNDFLTGGDGNDLLQGNNGSDTLTGGAGNDKLEGGKGDDFLKGGNGSDRLTGGDGADQFILSLTQTGETITDFKIDQDILRVTGVASFDDLDITQVSGNAVIKVENTTLATVEKVDIDNLTEDVFLF, from the coding sequence ATGGCGATAGGTGAACCTAACAATAAAATTGCCGATGCTAATGATAGTGGAATTAATCCTAAGGGAGAAAAAAGCTTTGACGAGAGTAGTGTTATAGACAATTCTCGAGATGTAGACTTAATTAAATTTGAACTGAAGAAGGGACAAGTAGCTATTATCGATGTTGATGTCGATCCACAAGCATCACCAGAATTAGATTCTCAGTTACGAATAATCAATGCTGCTGGTAAAGAAATACTATCAAGTGACAATAATGCTGCTATTGATGAAACATTAGGAAAAGATTCTTATCTAGAATTTACCGCTCCTGCTAACGGTGAGTATTATGTGGGTGTAAGTGGAAAAATAGAAGGTTACGATCCTGTAACTGGAAATATACAAACCAGTTACTCCAACTCGGGTAATTATGACCTCTCAATAAACGTCTTCAATGGAATTAAAGGTACAAATAATTCGGACAATCTTAAAGGAGCTAATCAAGATGATTATATTACAGGGTCGAAAGGAAATGATACTCTTGTAGGCGGAAACGGGAATGATTTTCTTACTGGTGGAGACGGAAACGATCTGCTTCAAGGAAATAATGGCAGTGATACTCTCACAGGAGGAGCAGGGAATGATAAACTTGAGGGAGGAAAAGGAGATGATTTCCTCAAAGGTGGCAACGGTAGCGATCGCTTGACTGGTGGTGACGGTGCTGACCAGTTTATTTTAAGTTTAACTCAGACTGGAGAAACTATTACAGATTTTAAAATAGACCAAGATATATTGAGAGTAACAGGTGTTGCAAGTTTTGACGATCTTGATATTACCCAAGTTTCTGGCAATGCTGTTATTAAAGTTGAGAATACGACTTTAGCTACAGTAGAAAAGGTCGATATTGATAACCTGACTGAAGATGTTTTTCTTTTTTGA
- a CDS encoding TrmH family RNA methyltransferase: MLTSIKNPLIKQLRKLHRSRERQKQNLLLLEGTNLLTAACQVNYELITVCCTPKWQQNHPQLWQKIFQQALKTELVSPEVLDAIATTINPDGIVATAVRKVPQRLTQEKISLGLVLERLQDPGNLGTIIRTAVATNVDGIWLSQDSVDFDNPKVLRASVGEWFKLPMIVSQNLAEEIKQLKQQGNQIIATLPQATMTYWEIDFHRPTVILLGNEGAGLSEELIGLADCQVTIPLSNQVESLNVAITSALLLYEAQRQHQSYIF, from the coding sequence ATGCTTACTAGTATTAAAAATCCCCTCATCAAGCAACTTCGTAAACTTCATCGTAGTAGAGAAAGACAAAAGCAAAATTTATTACTACTAGAAGGAACTAATTTACTTACAGCAGCTTGTCAGGTAAATTACGAGCTTATTACAGTTTGTTGTACTCCTAAATGGCAACAAAATCATCCGCAATTATGGCAGAAAATTTTTCAACAAGCACTAAAAACAGAATTAGTTTCTCCAGAAGTTTTAGATGCGATCGCAACTACAATTAATCCTGATGGCATAGTAGCAACAGCAGTCAGAAAAGTACCACAGAGACTAACTCAAGAAAAAATCAGTTTGGGGTTAGTATTGGAAAGGCTACAAGATCCTGGTAACCTGGGGACAATTATTCGTACAGCAGTGGCAACCAATGTAGATGGTATTTGGTTGAGTCAGGATAGTGTAGATTTTGATAATCCTAAAGTATTAAGAGCGTCGGTAGGAGAATGGTTTAAGTTACCGATGATAGTCAGTCAAAATCTGGCGGAGGAAATCAAGCAATTGAAACAACAGGGTAATCAAATAATTGCAACTTTACCTCAAGCAACAATGACATATTGGGAAATAGATTTTCATCGCCCTACAGTTATTTTACTTGGTAATGAAGGGGCGGGATTATCCGAGGAATTGATTGGGTTAGCAGATTGTCAAGTTACAATTCCTTTGAGTAATCAAGTAGAATCTTTAAACGTGGCGATTACGAGTGCTTTATTATTATACGAAGCTCAACGACAGCATCAAAGTTATATTTTTTAA
- a CDS encoding response regulator, with amino-acid sequence MLKSSLFYNRVEAKLNNGAMVTMNSDQTPSLVSIEEFVASKQIRLFQGLKQNGYSGQLVFRDEQQQEWIFYLYWGRIVYVTGGTHTVRRWRRHLAVNFPHLAHQLSEELKYFDELKTKEIEITWDYDLLGLWVEKGKAHRETALKMIRSITTEVFFDITQAGDITYHLNPREQTLSNSSIRGTAPQQFAMIDSEQQIIEAWKIWQVWQEANLGERSPNLAPIIINLEKLEENTSPKTFQALTRLIDGKHSLRDIAVQKQTDVLLLTRSLAPYLQLGLLDLVPISDLTIPIAISTSKIAPQDQLLQNPLSNTTPDNHNTLIALVDHNLVVCQLLEKIVTTAGYNFICEHNPMNAIALFLERKPDLILIDWNIPEVNGYELCAQLRQLSCFQNVPIIVFCQNVNLIDRVKAKMVGCSELFNQAIEAKSIIDLIKKHLTPTTAINSVN; translated from the coding sequence ATGTTAAAATCGTCGTTATTCTACAATCGAGTTGAGGCAAAACTTAACAATGGAGCAATGGTAACCATGAATAGCGATCAAACTCCATCTTTAGTTTCAATCGAAGAGTTTGTAGCCTCAAAACAGATTCGATTGTTTCAAGGCTTAAAACAAAATGGCTATAGCGGTCAGCTTGTTTTTAGAGATGAGCAACAACAAGAATGGATATTTTATCTTTATTGGGGAAGAATTGTTTACGTTACAGGAGGAACACATACTGTTAGAAGATGGCGCAGACATCTGGCAGTCAATTTTCCTCATTTAGCTCATCAATTATCTGAAGAATTAAAGTATTTTGACGAATTAAAAACCAAAGAAATTGAAATTACTTGGGATTATGATCTACTAGGGTTGTGGGTAGAAAAAGGTAAGGCTCATCGAGAAACTGCTCTAAAAATGATTCGGTCAATCACCACAGAAGTTTTTTTTGATATTACTCAAGCAGGAGACATAACTTACCATCTGAACCCACGCGAACAAACTTTATCTAACAGTTCGATTCGGGGGACAGCCCCTCAGCAATTTGCCATGATTGATTCTGAGCAACAAATTATTGAAGCTTGGAAAATTTGGCAAGTATGGCAAGAAGCTAATTTAGGAGAACGTTCTCCTAATCTTGCTCCAATCATTATAAATTTGGAAAAATTAGAAGAAAATACTTCACCAAAAACTTTTCAAGCACTAACTCGACTTATAGATGGAAAACATTCTTTAAGAGATATTGCTGTTCAAAAACAAACTGATGTTCTGTTACTGACTCGTTCACTTGCTCCTTATCTGCAATTAGGATTATTAGATTTGGTGCCAATATCAGATTTGACTATTCCTATTGCCATCTCTACATCGAAAATCGCTCCTCAAGACCAATTGTTACAAAATCCATTATCAAACACAACTCCAGACAATCATAATACTTTAATTGCCTTAGTCGATCACAATCTGGTTGTTTGTCAGCTTCTGGAAAAAATAGTCACTACAGCAGGCTATAATTTCATCTGTGAACATAATCCAATGAACGCGATCGCACTTTTTTTAGAACGTAAACCAGACTTAATCTTGATCGATTGGAATATTCCAGAAGTTAATGGCTACGAATTGTGCGCTCAATTGCGTCAATTATCTTGTTTTCAAAATGTGCCGATTATTGTTTTTTGTCAAAACGTTAATTTGATTGATCGAGTCAAAGCTAAAATGGTAGGCTGCTCAGAGCTATTTAATCAAGCGATCGAAGCTAAGTCAATTATCGATTTGATTAAGAAACATCTTACTCCAACAACCGCTATCAACTCTGTGAACTAG
- the psbE gene encoding cytochrome b559 subunit alpha, with the protein MAGTTGERPFSDIITSIRYWVIHSITIPMLFIAGWLFVSTGLAYDVFGTPRPNEYFTQDRLELPIINDRYSASEQIKEFNQ; encoded by the coding sequence ATGGCAGGTACAACTGGAGAGCGTCCGTTTTCAGATATTATTACTAGCATTCGTTATTGGGTAATTCATAGTATTACTATCCCAATGTTATTCATTGCAGGATGGTTGTTTGTTAGTACTGGGCTTGCTTATGATGTTTTCGGTACTCCCCGTCCTAATGAATACTTTACTCAAGACCGTTTAGAATTACCCATTATTAACGATCGCTATAGTGCTAGCGAACAAATTAAGGAATTTAACCAATAG
- a CDS encoding photosynthesis system II assembly factor Ycf48 codes for MSLFLRRLKQIAILITISILCLSCSDLNSVSYNPWQIKTLPTEAILSDIAFTDNSNHGWLVGTQASLFETTDGGNTWQQKVLNLEDEKVSFSAISFAGEEGWIVGKPSILLHTEDGGTTWSRIPLSSKLPGAPDGIVALGTASAEMVTDLGAIYKTTDGGKTWKALVEGAVGVARHINRSADGKYVAVSARGNFYSTWEPGQTEWTPHQRTSSRRLQNMGFNSDDSLWLLARGGQIQFSEPEDFEAWQEPIYPEFSTSWGLLDIAYRNPEEIWVAGGSGNLLASFDAGKTWQKDREVEEVPSNFYKVVFLSPEQGFVLGERGVLLKYEPTT; via the coding sequence ATGAGTTTATTTCTGAGAAGACTGAAACAAATCGCAATATTAATAACTATTTCTATACTTTGTCTTAGCTGTAGTGACCTTAATTCTGTAAGCTACAATCCTTGGCAAATTAAAACTTTACCGACAGAAGCTATTTTGTCCGATATTGCTTTTACTGACAATTCAAACCACGGTTGGCTAGTCGGAACTCAAGCTTCTTTGTTTGAAACAACCGACGGTGGCAATACTTGGCAACAAAAAGTTTTAAATTTAGAAGACGAAAAAGTTTCCTTTTCAGCAATTAGTTTTGCTGGAGAAGAAGGATGGATTGTAGGAAAGCCTTCTATCTTATTACATACTGAAGATGGTGGGACAACTTGGTCACGAATTCCTCTAAGCTCTAAACTACCTGGCGCACCTGATGGAATTGTGGCATTAGGCACTGCTTCAGCAGAAATGGTCACCGATTTAGGAGCAATTTACAAAACTACTGATGGCGGGAAAACCTGGAAAGCTTTAGTTGAAGGAGCAGTAGGGGTAGCACGACATATTAATCGCTCTGCTGATGGTAAATATGTAGCCGTTTCTGCCAGAGGAAACTTTTATTCTACTTGGGAACCAGGTCAAACCGAATGGACTCCCCATCAACGTACCTCTTCCCGTCGTCTCCAAAACATGGGTTTTAATTCCGATGATAGTTTGTGGCTCTTAGCTCGTGGCGGACAAATTCAATTTAGTGAACCTGAAGATTTTGAAGCTTGGCAAGAACCAATTTATCCTGAATTTTCTACCAGTTGGGGATTACTAGATATTGCCTATCGTAATCCTGAAGAGATTTGGGTAGCTGGAGGAAGTGGTAATTTACTTGCCAGTTTTGATGCTGGTAAAACTTGGCAAAAAGATCGAGAAGTAGAAGAAGTTCCTTCAAATTTCTATAAAGTAGTATTTTTGTCTCCTGAACAAGGATTTGTCCTTGGAGAAAGAGGAGTTTTGCTTAAATACGAACCCACTACCTAA
- a CDS encoding rubredoxin, protein MSNPGQEKTLAEQAPASYECRSCGYVYEPAKGDNQTNISPGTLFTDLPDTWRCPVCKARKTQFVNIGAKGAPSGFAENLNYGFGVNRLTPGQKNLLIFGALALGFLFFMSLYALN, encoded by the coding sequence ATGAGCAATCCAGGTCAAGAAAAAACTTTAGCCGAGCAAGCTCCAGCTAGTTATGAATGCCGTTCTTGCGGTTATGTCTACGAGCCTGCTAAAGGAGATAATCAAACTAATATTTCTCCAGGTACTTTGTTTACAGATTTACCCGATACTTGGCGTTGTCCAGTATGTAAAGCGCGTAAAACTCAATTTGTCAACATTGGCGCTAAAGGAGCTCCATCTGGATTTGCAGAAAATCTCAACTATGGTTTTGGCGTAAATCGCCTAACTCCAGGTCAAAAGAATCTATTAATTTTTGGAGCATTAGCTCTAGGATTTTTATTCTTTATGAGTTTATACGCTCTTAATTAA
- the psbF gene encoding cytochrome b559 subunit beta, with translation MTSNNPNQPVSYPIFTVRWLAVHTLAVPTVFFLGAIAAMQFIHR, from the coding sequence ATGACTAGTAATAATCCTAACCAACCAGTTTCTTACCCTATTTTTACCGTTAGATGGTTAGCGGTTCATACTTTAGCTGTTCCCACCGTTTTCTTTTTAGGTGCGATCGCAGCAATGCAATTTATTCACAGATAG
- the murA gene encoding UDP-N-acetylglucosamine 1-carboxyvinyltransferase, which produces MEDKAINLSLKLTQTPLVSAEDQPRLKIVGKASLQGEVKISGAKNSALVLMAGSLLCEGDSQLHNVPDLVDIKRMSELLKALGVKIVKKDNIFEINATDIDPTKAPYDIVSQLRASFFIIGPLLSRFGVVRIPLPGGCAIGARPVDLHVRGLQAMGANVRIESGIVHANVVGRNRRLQGANIFLDYPSVGATETIMMAATLAEGETKIENAAQEPEVVDLANFCCQMGAKISGAGTNTIIISGVKNLYPVKYSVIPDRIEAGTFLVAGAITRSEISLYPVIAEHLAPVIAKLQDIGCQVIAEEAERLRIIPGQLKATDLETLPYPGFPTDMQAQFMALLSISEGNSVVSETVFENRLRHVAELSRMGADIRVKSNHALIRGVPFLSGAPVMASDLRASAALVLAGLAAEGTTIVSGLHHLDRGYDNIEGKLRQLGATLERINPT; this is translated from the coding sequence TTGGAGGATAAAGCCATTAACCTATCTCTAAAATTAACACAAACTCCACTTGTCTCAGCAGAAGACCAACCCCGATTAAAAATTGTTGGTAAAGCATCTCTGCAAGGAGAAGTAAAAATTAGTGGAGCCAAAAACTCTGCTTTGGTACTCATGGCAGGGTCATTGCTGTGTGAGGGAGATTCTCAACTCCATAATGTACCTGATCTAGTAGATATTAAGCGAATGAGCGAGCTTCTTAAAGCTCTAGGTGTAAAAATTGTTAAAAAAGACAATATCTTTGAGATTAACGCTACTGATATTGATCCCACTAAAGCTCCTTACGACATCGTATCCCAATTAAGAGCAAGTTTTTTTATTATTGGTCCTTTACTCAGTCGATTTGGTGTAGTTCGCATTCCCCTACCAGGAGGTTGTGCTATTGGAGCTAGACCGGTAGACCTCCACGTCCGAGGTTTACAAGCAATGGGAGCTAATGTTCGCATTGAGTCGGGAATTGTTCATGCCAATGTGGTTGGTAGAAATAGAAGACTTCAAGGAGCTAATATTTTTCTTGACTATCCTAGTGTTGGTGCTACCGAAACCATTATGATGGCAGCAACTCTAGCAGAAGGAGAAACCAAAATTGAAAATGCTGCACAAGAACCAGAAGTAGTCGATTTAGCTAACTTTTGTTGTCAAATGGGCGCAAAAATTAGCGGTGCAGGAACTAATACAATTATTATTTCTGGAGTTAAAAACTTATATCCTGTAAAATATAGTGTTATTCCCGATCGCATTGAAGCAGGAACATTCTTAGTCGCAGGAGCAATTACTCGTTCAGAAATATCCTTATATCCAGTCATTGCCGAACATTTAGCCCCAGTTATCGCCAAATTACAAGATATCGGTTGTCAAGTTATTGCTGAAGAAGCAGAACGTTTGCGAATTATTCCTGGGCAATTAAAAGCAACCGATCTTGAAACTCTGCCTTATCCAGGATTTCCTACCGATATGCAGGCACAATTCATGGCTTTACTTAGTATTAGTGAAGGCAATAGTGTCGTCAGTGAAACCGTTTTTGAAAATCGTCTTCGTCATGTTGCCGAGTTAAGTCGAATGGGTGCAGATATTCGAGTTAAAAGCAACCATGCTTTAATTCGGGGTGTTCCGTTTCTCTCTGGTGCGCCAGTCATGGCAAGCGATTTACGCGCCTCTGCTGCCTTGGTTTTAGCGGGATTAGCAGCCGAGGGAACAACTATTGTCTCGGGTTTACATCATCTCGACCGAGGCTATGACAATATCGAAGGAAAATTACGACAACTAGGAGCAACACTCGAACGAATTAATCCTACTTGA